AAATTCGCCAATCTTTTTCAATTAGAACTCCCTCTTTACTAGAGTTTTTTACTGCTTTTTTCAAAGATTGTTTATAATTATGAGCATTTAATTCTATTCCTATCTTAATATTTCGTACCTCTTCCTTATAAACGAAATCTAATCTATATTTATTTAGTTTTACCTGAGAATCAAAAATACTATCACTTGTCAAGAAATTTTGGCCAAAGGGTTCGTAAGCAATTATACCAATTAAAAAAGCTTCTTCTAGAGAAGATTCAGCTTTATTAAATATTTTCAATATTTTATACCAATAGGATCGAAAATATTCCGTAAATTCATTTTTTAATTGGCTTTTGCCTTCTAAATACACATTATCCCATTCTGAACGTAGCGGCTGAATTTTTGATGGCGCTTTTTGGAATTTTTGTATAGATTCTATACCATCTTGGTTGTTATCCTCTTCTTCATATACTGGCTTTAAACAAAACCTTTTCGCTTCTTCTATTTTTTGTTTAGCATTTTTTAATTTATTTTTAATATCTCTTCCTAATTTTTCTGCAACTGCTCCTCCAATTAGGTCTTGATACCGTAATATTGTTTTGGTAAAAACGTCTAAGTCTTTAGCTTTTAAAAACGGATTTTTTCCTATTCTTGTACTTAATATAAAATATTTTAATTCAATAAAAACCTCAATAGATTCATTCTGAATCCTACTCACTATAACAGTGTCAATTTGTCCATCTTTTACCAAAAATTCATCAGTTAATAAAAAATAATATTGGTCTAAAATAGATTCAGCTACATAATCCATAATTTTGTCTACATTAATATTAGTATTCATTCGATACCTCCTTAATCCTTAGTCTAATAGGCTTTTTCAGATGTATGGGGAAAATGTTCGTTTGTCTTAACATTTGAGTGCGATTTGTGGGTTACGGCACGGCAACTAAATTATTGGTTGAAAGTGCTGAAATTATCTCCCGTGCCTAACCCACCCTACGATTAGATAAATTTCTACGTTCACTACAAAAACTGTATGAGCGAAAACTTTACACATTAAACCGGAACAACATCACATCGCCTTCCTGCACCAAATACTCTTTTCCTTCACTGCGAACTAAACCTTTCTCCTTGGCAGCATTCATCGAACCGACTTTTACCAAATCTTCATAAGCAACTGTTTCGGCGCGAATAAAACCGCGTTCAAAATCGGTGTGAATTACACCGGCAG
The sequence above is drawn from the Aerosakkonema funiforme FACHB-1375 genome and encodes:
- a CDS encoding DUF559 domain-containing protein, whose amino-acid sequence is MNTNINVDKIMDYVAESILDQYYFLLTDEFLVKDGQIDTVIVSRIQNESIEVFIELKYFILSTRIGKNPFLKAKDLDVFTKTILRYQDLIGGAVAEKLGRDIKNKLKNAKQKIEEAKRFCLKPVYEEEDNNQDGIESIQKFQKAPSKIQPLRSEWDNVYLEGKSQLKNEFTEYFRSYWYKILKIFNKAESSLEEAFLIGIIAYEPFGQNFLTSDSIFDSQVKLNKYRLDFVYKEEVRNIKIGIELNAHNYKQSLKKAVKNSSKEGVLIEKDWRILRFNENEIKTDLEECIMQVKRLYDQLAREVNIE